A genome region from Cryptosporidium parvum Iowa II chromosome 8, whole genome shotgun sequence includes the following:
- a CDS encoding articulin family protein, Pfs77 protein-related encodes MQQPQQPNDMFHTSVGDGVTATWVDPAQMGQVNNNCFPNQAHPSSGYYRLEVDQAPLITVPVVQEIQRRDKIIEVPQTIIKDKILPKIYHQEVIHEVPKLEVEVQEKEVEVPNVTVVEKVVDLEHIVGFNPKYVPTWEVREVPKLVPKFVGEQKVLYIEISQIQYVDKVTEKEVVVDVVDKVVPKVVEIEEPIEVIRYKWKEVYDDIPVVKYVPKFDVEVVCPAPVIVPYVQPEIKDLPPVKVTVGPDGRETNMAQDYNIPNNVVSSPNSIPNMNANLAQINDINSSPFPLPEGSQPVEPRMPQFMKGNMPVNVRVMPPHPNNQ; translated from the coding sequence atgcAACAGCCACAACAACCAAATGATATGTTCCATACATCAGTAGGAGATGGAGTAACAGCAACTTGGGTAGATCCCGCACAAATGGGACAggtaaataataattgctTCCCAAATCAAGCGCATCCATCATCAGGATATTATCGATTGGAAGTAGACCAAGCTCCACTCATTACAGTTCCTGTAGTACAGGAGATTCAAAGAAGagataaaattattgagGTACCtcaaacaattattaaagataagATCTTACCAAAGATTTATCATCAGGAAGTTATTCATGAAGTTCCAAAGCTTGAAGTTGAGGTACAAGAGAAGGAGGTTGAGGTTCCAAATGTAACTGTAGTAGAAAAGGTGGTTGATTTAGAACATATTGTTGGATTCAATCCAAAGTACGTACCAACCTGGGAAGTTAGGGAAGTACCAAAACTCGTTCCAAAATTTGTTGGTGAACAAAAAGTCCtttatattgaaatttctcaaattcaatatGTTGATAAAGTAACTGAAAAAGAGGTTGTCGTAGATGTTGTTGATAAGGTAGTTCCAAAAGTTGTCGAAATTGAAGAGCCAATAGAAGTTATCCGATATAAATGGAAGGAAGTTTATGATGATATACCAGTTGTTAAATATGTACCCAAGTTTGATGTTGAGGTTGTATGCCCTGCTCCAGTTATTGTGCCTTATGTGCAGCCAGAAATTAAGGATCTACCACCAGTTAAAGTTACAGTTGGCCCAGATGGTAGAGAAACCAATATGGCTCAGGATTACAATATACCAAATAATGTAGTTTCTTCACCAAATTCTATCCCAAATATGAATGCTAACTTAGCtcaaattaatgatatCAATAGCTCTCCCTTCCCATTACCAGAAGGAAGCCAACCAGTTGAGCCAAGAATGCCACAATTCATGAAAGGAAATATGCCAGTAAATGTTAGAGTAATGCCCCCACATCCAAATAATCAATAG
- a CDS encoding starch binding domain containing protein, possible plant origin: MEPSRKENTEETLDENRLRIRKLYEKKLHDRKLRIYEEALEEAIRREKMNVSVIVKFGVKFETKFGQELKVVGNIAELGNWNVDNGLTMKWTEGSFWTANVKIVPNSKIENIEYKYVLTNSSSKAHVWEPGKNHSVQISSDTLRELQLTDAWGGGGLY; the protein is encoded by the coding sequence ATGGAGCCAAGTAGGAAAGAAAATACAGAGGAGACCCTGGATGAAAATAGGCTTAGGATAAGAAAGTTATATGAGAAAAAATTACATGATCGCAAATTAAGAATATATGAGGAAGCATTGGAGGAGGCAATACGACGCGAGAAGATGAATGTTAGCGTTATTGTAAAGTTTGGTGTGAAATTTGAAACAAAATTTGGACAAGAACTTAAAGTAGTTGGGAATATAGCTGAACTGGGTAACTGGAATGTTGACAATGGATTAACAATGAAATGGACTGAAGGAAGTTTTTGGACTGCAAATGTTAAGATTGTTCCAAATAGTAAGATTGAGAATATCGAATACAAGTATGTGTTAACAAACAGCTCATCTAAAGCTCATGTTTGGGAGCCAGGAAAAAATCACTCGGTACAAATTAGTAGCGATACACTTAGAGAGCTGCAGCTTACAGATGCCTGGGGAGGAGGTGGCTTGTATTAG
- a CDS encoding protein kinase NPK2 — translation MSALRLDSFEFEENEEQRKGSFDGSNSLHTDWSLSSDGVSLLHKSTGVHITHEGTKGLESDYGLGDIYVSFGDFEVNPTPLGHGRSSVVFSAIHKLSGKIVAIKDIYVGDILHQSQLSAEIHSWRLTSYCPLLVQFLGAFIKPNKSVVCLVMEYMEFGTLSDILYKNLNRNLQSNETPEGVNENFLKFISIQMVDGLAYLHQNNRIHRDVKLNNILINQDGAVKISDFGISKLIDQNTTKDHNKNVSTFVGTQIYMSPERLQGKSYSFSSDIWSLGICIYELAVGTHPFKNLSLFDMVYILCEDNTENGEPLPFLEKIIKRCPLPEHLHKNPDFYAFLKGCLELDPLKRLTALQLQGLKWLNFGTCNRYEFLAWLQQIQKIDSN, via the coding sequence ATGAGTGCATTAAGGCTTGATAGTTTTGagtttgaagaaaatgaagagCAAAGAAAGGGCAGTTTTGATGGTTCTAATTCTCTACATACTGATTGGTCACTTTCTTCGGATGGCGTATCTTTACTGCATAAAAGTACGGGTGTGCATATTACGCATGAAGGTACAAAAGGTCTTGAGTCAGACTATGGTCTTGGAGATATTTACGTATCATTTGGGGATTTTGAGGTTAATCCAACTCCGTTAGGTCATGGAAGAAGTTCGGTAGTATTTAGTGCAATCCATAAATTATCAGGTAAAATTGTGGCTataaaagatatttatGTAGGAGATATTTTGCATCAATCTCAGCTCTCTGCAGAAATACATTCCTGGAGGTTAACTAGCTACTGCCCTTTATTAGTACAATTTCTTGGTGCTTTTATTAAACCTAACAAAAGTGTAGTATGTTTAGTTATGGAATACATGGAGTTTGGTACTTTAAGTGACATActttataaaaatttgaatagaaATCTTCAAAGTAATGAGACCCCAGAAGGAGTCAATGAAAACTTTCTGAAATTTATCTCAATACAAATGGTAGATGGACTTGCATATCTTCATCAGAATAACAGAATACACAGGGatgtaaaattaaataacaTTCTTATTAATCAGGATGGAGCAGTAAAAATCAGTGATTTTGGAATTTCAAAGCTCATTGACCAAAATACTACTAAAGACcataataaaaatgtaTCCACTTTTGTTGGAACCCAGATATACATGAGTCCTGAAAGATTACAAGGTAAATCATACTCTTTTTCTAGTGATATCTGGAGCCTTggaatttgtatttatgaACTAGCTGTGGGAACTCACCCCTTCAAAAACCTTAGTCTGTTCGACATGGTTTATATTTTATGTGAAGATAATACAGAAAATGGAGAGCCACTACCATTTCtggagaaaataataaaaagatgCCCTTTGCCAGAACACTTACACAAAAACCCAGACTTTTATGCCTTTCTCAAGGGATGCCTAGAGCTAGACCCTTTAAAACGTCTCACTGCACTCCAACTCCAAGGCCTCAAATGGCTAAATTTTGGTACCTGCAATCGCTATGAATTCTTAGCTTGGTTAcaacaaattcaaaaaatagaTAGCAATTAG